The Ictidomys tridecemlineatus isolate mIctTri1 chromosome 6, mIctTri1.hap1, whole genome shotgun sequence genome includes a region encoding these proteins:
- the Gprc5a gene encoding retinoic acid-induced protein 3 has translation MTTTPTNGCRSHLDSRYQRLCDMSEAWGIVLETIAAAGAVTSVAFMFALLILICRVQDSNRRKMLPTQFLFLLGVLGVFGLTFAFIIKLDGGTGPTRFFLFGVLFSICFSCLLAHAFNLMKLVRGRQPLSWMVILGLAVGFSLVQDVIAIEYVVLTMNRTNVDIFSELSVARRNEDFIMLLIYVLFLMALTFLTSFFTFCGSFSGWKRHGAHICLTMFFSIVIWVAWITLLLIPTPGPEWDDTILSTALVANGWVFLLAYVAPEFYLLTKQRNPMDYPLEDAFCQPQLMKQSYGMENRAYSQEEITQGFQESGDTCYAPYSTHLQLQNRTPQKDFSIPRAQARTSPYSDYEGRKESS, from the exons ATGACCACAACCCCCACCAATGGCTGCCGCTCACACCTGGACTCCAGGTACCAGAGACTTTGTGATATGTCTGAAGCATGGGGCATCGTCCTAGAAACAATAGCCGCAGCAGGGGCTGTGACCTCAGTGGCCTTCATGTTCGCTCTCCTGATCCTCATCTGTAGGGTGCAGGACTCCAACAGACGGAAAATGCTTCCGACCCAGTTTCTCTTCCTCCTGGGAGTGTTGGGGGTCTTTGGCCTCACCTTCGCCTTCATCATCAAGCTGGATGGGGGCACAGGGCCCACACGCTTCTTCCTCTTTGGTGTCCTCTTTTCTATTTGCTTCTCTTGCCTCCTGGCTCATGCTTTCAACTTGATGAAGCTAGTCCGTGGGAGGCAGCCTCTGTCCTGGATGGTGATTCTGGGCCTAGCCGTGGGCTTCAGCCTGGTACAGGATGTCATCGCCATTGAATATGTCGTCCTCACCATGAACAGGACCAATGTCGACATCTTTTCTGAGCTTTCTGTTGCTCGTCGAAACGAAGACTTTATCATGTTGCTTATCTACGTCCTTTTCCTGATGGCGCTGACCTTCCTCACATCCTTCTTCACCTTCTGTGGATCCTTCAGTGGCTGGAAGAGACATGGGGCCCACATCTGCCTCACCATGTTCTTCTCCATTGTCATCTGGGTGGCATGGATCACTTTGCTCTTGATTCCTACCCCTGGCCCCGAATGGGATGACACTATCTTGAGCACAGCCTTGGTTGCCAATGGCTGGGTTTTCCTCTTGGCTTATGTCGCCCCTGAGTTTTACCTACTTACAAAGCAACGGAACCCCATGGATTACCCGTTGGAAGATGCTTTTTGTCAACCTCAGCTCATGAAGCAGAGCTATGGTATGGAGAACAGAGCCTATTCTCAAGAGGAAATCACTCAAG GTTTTCAAGAGTCAGGGGATACCTGCTATGCCCCTTATTCCACCCACTTGCAGCTTCAG AATCGGACTCCCCAAAAGGATTTCTCCATCCCCCGGGCCCAGGCTCGAACCAGCCCTTACAGTGACTacgaaggaaggaaagagagcagTTAG